From Nicotiana tabacum cultivar K326 chromosome 22, ASM71507v2, whole genome shotgun sequence, one genomic window encodes:
- the LOC107797034 gene encoding uncharacterized protein LOC107797034 produces MKTMFKSQELWDLVENEYVEPNPAPAQPDQQLRETRKKDARALFFIQSALDDENFPRIATSTTSNQAWETLKQEYLGNKKVITVKLQILHREFETLAMKDKESVQEFMSRVSGIVNHMKTYGESINNEIVVSEVLRSLTKSFDHVVAAIEEFKDLSTYSFDELMSSLLAHEVRISRSYEKVDEKAFQVKGEPLYKVKSEFFCGRGRGRGGYRGRGRGSGKGRGQFGDQHQNRNNIQCRYCKKLGHIKANCWTKQRDEEKQAKFTE; encoded by the coding sequence atgaagacaatgttcaaGTCCCAGGAGCTATGGGATTTGGTGGAGAATGAGTATGTTGAGCCAAATCCGGCACCGGCTCAACCCGACCAACAGCTACGGGAGACTCGCAAGAAAGATGCAAGAGCACTATTTTTCATCCAATCGGCACTGGATGATGAAAATTTTCCCCGAATTGCAACATCAACAACCTCCAATCAAGCATGGGAGACTCTAAAGCAAGAATATTTGGGCAACAAGAAGGTAATTACTGTGAAATTACAAATACTTCATCGTGAATTTGAAACTTTAGCCATGAAAGACAAAGAGTCTGTGCAAGAATTTATGTCTAGAGTTTCTGGAATTGTTAATCATATGAAAACCTATGGTGAAAGTATTAACAATGAAATTGTTGTAAGTGAAGTGTTGAGAAGTTTAACAAAAAGTTTTGACCATGTTGTTGCTGCAATAGAAGAATTTAAGGACCTATCTACTTACAGTTTTGATGAACTAATGAGTTCATTGTTAGCCCATGAAGTTCGAATCAGTAGGTCCTATGAAAAGGTGGACGAGAAAGCTTTTCAGGTGAAGGGGGAGCCTCTTTACAAGGTGAAATCAGAATTTTTTTGTGGCCGAGGCAGAGGAAGAGGTGGCTATCGTGGTCGAGGTCGTGGCAGCGGCAAAGGAAGAGGTCAATTTGGCGATCAGCATCAAAACAGAAACAACATTCAATGTCGATATTGTAAGAAGTTGGGCCACATAAAAGCTAATTGCTGGACCAAGCAGAGGGATGAAGAAAAGCAAGCAAAATTCACAGAGTAA
- the LOC107798002 gene encoding uncharacterized protein LOC107798002: MEGPSQSQSQNQNQRNEPIKYKGVRLRKWGKWVSEVRLPNSRERIWLGSYDTAEKAARAFDTAQFCLRGPNAKFNFPENPPDIPGGQRLSPAEIQVVAAQFANEYVYPQTATQETPPSHVQNTHVLKMENEETSQSSICNHDLMGQMDNTTTITTAADWSFLDMLENYPNNAAAPPPHISSLPPAAAPPSPAVGTNNFDFGYYPGLETLSSNLYSPLHFPTRTTTGNGDEHVYQDSGNGDEHFSQHSYLWNF; encoded by the coding sequence ATGGAGGGTCCGAGTCAGAGTCAGAGTCAGAATCAGAATCAGAGGAACGAACCAATTAAGTACAAAGGAGTGCGGTTGAGGAAGTGGGGAAAATGGGTTTCTGAAGTGAGGTTGCCTAATAGCAGGGAGAGAATATGGTTGGGTTCATATGATACGGCTGAGAAGGCGGCCAGAGCTTTTGATACGGCCCAGTTTTGTCTACGTGGCCCTAATGCCAAATTTAATTTTCCCGAGAATCCGCCTGATATTCCCGGCGGACAGAGGCTTTCGCCGGCGGAGATACAGGTTGTTGCGGCGCAGTTTGCGAATGAATACGTGTACCCACAGACTGCAACACAGGAAACACCACCATCACATGTTCAAAATACGCACGTGTTGAAAATGGAGAATGAGGAGACGTCGCAATCGTCAATTTGTAATCATGATTTGATGGGCCAAATGGACAACACTACTACTATTACTACTGCTGCGGATTGGTCCTTTTTAGATATGTTGGAGAATTATCCTAATAATGCTGCTGCTCCACCACCACATATTTCTTCTCTTCCTCCTGCAGCAGCACCTCCTTCACCAGCTGTTGGGACAAataattttgattttggataTTACCCTGGACTGGAAACTTTGTCAAGTAACCTTTACTCACCACTACATTTTCCAACAAGAACAACAACTGGCAATGGAGATGAACATGTGTACCAGGACAGTGGCAATGGAGATGAACATTTTTCTCAGCATTCCTACCTCTGGAATTTTTAA